In one window of Mercurialis annua linkage group LG4, ddMerAnnu1.2, whole genome shotgun sequence DNA:
- the LOC126676555 gene encoding BAG family molecular chaperone regulator 1-like has protein sequence MGLMKSKQNKRSNSITNTADTINAENLEVRPGGMLVQRRDSNSNIHNSFPIPTIKLKVKYGHLTHQIFISSQASFGELKKMLVEVTGVHHWDQKLIYKKKERDSREFLDVSGVKDGSKIKLIEDVTNRERRLLELRKTDKITKATNSLQKITSEVDSLGAKVVALEATNCRDGKAIDSLIEMLMGQLNELDGIVADGDLKLQTTLQIRRVQKYIESLDKLKLQNLMDYDSPEKMATSSEQKQMPVQQQVLKHSDSTVITTDWETFD, from the exons ATGGGGTTAATGAAGTCGAAGCAAAATAAGCGTTCTAATTCTATTACTAATACTGCTGATACTATAAATGCTGAGAATTTGGAAGTTAGACCAGGAGGAATGTTAGTGCAAAGAAGGGATTCTAATTCCAATATTCACAATTCATTTCCAATTCCCACTATTAAACTTAAAGTCAAATATGGTCATTTAACTCACCAAATCTTTATTAGTTCTCAAGCAAGTTTtg GGGAACTCAAGAAAATGCTGGTAGAAGTTACAGGAGTTCACCATTGGGATCAAAAACTGATATACAAGAAGAAAGAAAGGGATTCCAGAGAATTTCTTGATGTTTCAGGGGTTAAAGATGGGTCTAAGATCAAATTAATTGAAGATGTTACGAACCGGGAAAGGCGGTTACTTGAATTGCGAAAAACTGATAAGATTACCAAGGCTACTAATTCATTGCAGAAAATTACTTCAGAAGTTGATAGTCTTGGCGCCAAG GTAGTGGCATTGGAAGCAACAAATTGTAGAGATGGGAAAGCTATAGATAGTTTGATAGAAATGTTGATGGGTCAGTTAAATGAATTAGATGGAATTGTTGCTGATGGAGACTTGAAGTTACAGACAACATTGCAG ATAAGAAGAGTCCAGAAGTATATTGAATCTCTTGACAAGTTGAAGTTACAAAATTTAATGGATTATGATTCACCTGAGAAAATGGCAACATCATCAGAGCAGAAGCAAATGCCAGTGCAGCAGCAAGTTTTGAAGCATTCTGATTCAACTGTGATCACAACAGATTGGGAAACTTTTGATTAA